Proteins from a single region of Fischerella sp. PCC 9605:
- a CDS encoding ATP-binding cassette domain-containing protein: MTATALAFASQKHTHAPIISIRDLRHRYGKQIYEAVAGINLDIYPGEIFGLIGPDGAGKTTTFQILSGVMPQTSGIVEVLNSNPRNVRLKMGYLTQRFSLYEDMSIWENLRYAAGLGEVSEAAFKTRSEHCLQMLGLAQFKERLAGKLSGGMKQKLALCCAFIHQPQILLLDEPTTGVDPVSRREFWDILAELAVTEGMTTVVATPYLDEAERCSRIALMYEGKIQQCDTPAKVKASLGVQRLEVYLPVTQLDKAEEILKNNPDVQDLVEDVQRFGDRLDVLTDQPKESSNRIRRILEQQQIQLEKFATDIPTLENTFVARLRELKCENSATNYPRIYRPEQTSGTAIGAENLTKVFGNFHAVKSINLDIKYGEVFGLLGANGAGKTTTIKMLCGLLTASSGQVMLAGETGQLRSTKVRQKIGYMSQKFTLYDDLTIGQNLEFYCGVYGIPYRDRRAKKNWVLQMSGLVGQEDRLTGDLPGGWKQRVAFGAAVMHEPKVVFLDEPTSGVDPLARRQFWRWINEFAREGMAILVTTHYLEEAEQCHRLGFMVAGELVAQGTPRQVKEEQPGQLVEWECDLLQKASNLLKEKLERRRVSIFGSRLHTVLDEPLTQIPQVENWLKKAGIKVQSYREIEFSLEDVFINVVEQARQRGLDVPVD; the protein is encoded by the coding sequence ATGACAGCAACTGCTTTGGCGTTCGCATCCCAAAAGCATACTCATGCCCCAATCATCTCAATCCGCGATCTCCGACACCGCTACGGCAAGCAAATCTATGAAGCAGTAGCAGGTATCAACTTGGATATTTATCCTGGTGAGATTTTTGGTTTAATCGGTCCTGACGGAGCGGGAAAAACCACCACATTTCAAATTCTCTCAGGAGTGATGCCACAAACAAGCGGTATCGTAGAAGTACTCAACTCCAACCCCAGAAATGTGCGCCTGAAAATGGGCTACCTTACCCAACGCTTCAGCCTCTATGAGGACATGAGCATTTGGGAAAATCTACGCTATGCTGCAGGTTTGGGCGAAGTAAGTGAAGCAGCATTTAAAACCCGTAGCGAACATTGCCTACAAATGCTCGGCTTGGCACAATTCAAAGAACGTCTAGCCGGGAAACTTTCCGGGGGAATGAAGCAGAAACTAGCCTTGTGCTGTGCGTTTATTCATCAACCGCAAATTTTGCTGTTGGATGAACCGACTACAGGAGTAGATCCAGTATCACGCCGCGAATTTTGGGATATTTTAGCTGAACTTGCCGTAACAGAAGGGATGACAACAGTAGTCGCCACTCCCTACTTGGATGAAGCCGAACGCTGTTCCCGCATAGCTTTGATGTATGAGGGGAAAATCCAACAGTGTGACACACCCGCCAAGGTGAAGGCGAGTTTGGGTGTGCAACGGTTAGAAGTTTACCTACCTGTTACCCAGCTAGACAAAGCCGAGGAAATTTTGAAGAATAACCCCGATGTACAGGATTTAGTGGAAGATGTGCAGCGCTTTGGCGATCGCTTAGATGTACTCACAGATCAACCCAAAGAAAGTAGTAATAGAATTCGCCGCATTTTAGAACAGCAACAAATTCAACTAGAAAAATTTGCCACCGATATCCCAACTTTAGAGAATACTTTTGTTGCCCGATTGCGAGAGCTTAAATGCGAAAATTCGGCAACTAATTACCCACGAATTTACCGCCCAGAACAAACTTCAGGAACAGCAATTGGTGCTGAAAATTTAACTAAAGTTTTTGGCAATTTTCACGCAGTTAAAAGTATCAATTTAGACATTAAATACGGTGAAGTTTTTGGTTTGTTAGGGGCGAACGGTGCTGGAAAAACAACCACCATTAAAATGCTGTGTGGATTGTTAACAGCTAGTTCCGGACAAGTAATGCTAGCAGGAGAAACAGGTCAATTGCGTAGCACCAAAGTTCGACAAAAAATCGGTTATATGTCGCAAAAATTTACTCTCTACGATGACCTGACGATAGGACAAAACCTAGAATTTTACTGCGGTGTTTATGGCATACCCTATCGCGATCGCCGCGCTAAGAAAAATTGGGTACTGCAAATGAGTGGCTTAGTAGGTCAAGAAGATAGACTGACTGGAGACTTACCGGGGGGTTGGAAGCAACGGGTAGCTTTTGGTGCAGCAGTGATGCACGAACCCAAAGTAGTGTTTCTTGACGAGCCGACATCTGGTGTAGACCCCTTGGCAAGAAGACAATTTTGGCGCTGGATTAACGAGTTTGCTCGTGAAGGTATGGCAATATTGGTAACTACTCATTACTTAGAAGAAGCCGAACAGTGCCACCGCTTGGGGTTCATGGTAGCAGGAGAATTGGTAGCTCAGGGAACCCCGCGCCAAGTCAAGGAAGAACAGCCAGGGCAGTTAGTGGAATGGGAATGTGACCTCTTGCAAAAAGCTTCGAATTTGCTCAAAGAGAAGTTAGAACGCCGACGGGTATCAATTTTTGGTTCACGCCTGCACACTGTTTTAGACGAACCGCTTACTCAAATACCCCAAGTAGAAAATTGGTTGAAAAAAGCGGGAATAAAAGTGCAAAGTTATCGAGAGATTGAATTTTCTCTGGAGGATGTATTTATCAACGTTGTAGAGCAAGCGCGACAACGCGGTTTAGATGTACCAGTTGATTAG
- a CDS encoding HlyD family secretion protein, which yields MTQTQSELSSSAVQQEKQPSTPLPQPQKPRQRIPKPVFILGVIVLLAGVGYGINRIFFYQPEPKGLFLSGRIEGYETDVSAKIGGQIAQVTVREGDIVKPGQILVRIDDADLQAQLRGAKARVSAAQERLVRARQQLPILQAQLEQANLTTQQAKQKSQGRVTEAKNALAAARAELVEAQADLKLAQIEQQRSTDLYAQGVIAMQQRDRDDAKAETAAARVAAARQLVQSAQGRLTQAQATLRNTPIRAAAALQIQKQIAQAKTDVGVAQQEVRNAQAAQAEIQAKLNYLVVKSPMNGDVITRSVEPGEVLAAGTPLLTLLDLNSLYLRGFIPEGQIGQVKLGRPAQVYLDSFPNQPLEATVTRVDPKASFTPENIYFQKDRVTQVFGVELKLKNPQGLAKPGMPADGRILVSQKKPKPAAKSSSILGVFGL from the coding sequence ATGACACAAACGCAAAGCGAACTTTCCAGCAGTGCGGTGCAACAGGAAAAGCAGCCTTCCACCCCGCTGCCCCAACCGCAAAAGCCTCGACAACGCATTCCTAAGCCAGTGTTTATTCTGGGAGTGATTGTGCTTTTAGCAGGGGTAGGATACGGAATCAACCGGATATTTTTTTATCAGCCTGAACCGAAAGGATTATTCTTAAGCGGGCGCATAGAAGGTTATGAAACCGATGTATCCGCCAAGATTGGTGGGCAAATTGCTCAAGTCACGGTCAGGGAAGGAGATATTGTTAAGCCTGGTCAGATTTTAGTACGGATAGATGATGCCGACTTGCAGGCTCAACTGCGAGGAGCCAAAGCGCGAGTTAGTGCGGCCCAAGAACGGTTGGTACGCGCTCGTCAACAGTTGCCTATTCTACAGGCTCAGCTAGAACAAGCCAATCTTACCACACAGCAAGCAAAGCAAAAGAGCCAGGGTCGAGTTACAGAGGCAAAAAACGCACTCGCAGCTGCCCGTGCCGAGTTAGTTGAAGCTCAAGCAGATCTCAAGCTAGCTCAAATCGAACAACAGCGGAGCACAGACTTATATGCTCAAGGGGTAATCGCAATGCAGCAACGAGATCGGGATGATGCTAAAGCAGAAACTGCTGCTGCTCGCGTGGCTGCGGCCCGGCAACTCGTACAATCGGCACAGGGAAGACTGACTCAAGCCCAAGCGACTCTTCGCAATACACCCATTCGTGCGGCAGCAGCGTTACAAATTCAGAAACAAATTGCCCAAGCCAAAACTGATGTTGGGGTAGCACAGCAAGAAGTCCGTAATGCTCAAGCAGCACAAGCAGAGATTCAGGCAAAATTGAATTACCTGGTGGTTAAGAGTCCGATGAATGGGGACGTGATTACGCGCTCTGTAGAACCGGGCGAGGTCTTGGCAGCCGGTACGCCACTGTTGACATTGCTAGATCTGAATAGTCTGTACCTACGCGGCTTCATTCCAGAAGGTCAAATTGGTCAAGTCAAATTAGGTCGGCCAGCACAGGTGTATCTCGATTCGTTCCCCAACCAACCGCTAGAAGCAACGGTGACGCGGGTAGATCCTAAAGCTAGCTTTACGCCAGAAAACATTTATTTCCAAAAAGACCGAGTCACCCAAGTGTTTGGGGTGGAACTGAAGCTGAAAAACCCCCAAGGTCTGGCTAAGCCAGGAATGCCTGCTGACGGCAGGATTCTTGTCTCTCAGAAGAAACCAAAACCCGCAGCTAAGTCGTCATCTATACTAGGGGTGTTTGGCTTATGA
- a CDS encoding 2Fe-2S iron-sulfur cluster-binding protein, protein MGTIKFVKENQEVVTAPGANLRLKALENHIDLYKLRGKLMNCGGLGQCGTCIVEIVEGMENLSHRTEVENYMLKKKPETYRLACQTLVNGSVGVKTKP, encoded by the coding sequence ATGGGTACTATAAAATTTGTGAAAGAAAATCAGGAAGTAGTGACAGCTCCCGGAGCTAATTTGAGGCTAAAAGCCCTAGAAAATCACATCGATCTCTATAAGCTAAGGGGAAAACTAATGAACTGTGGGGGTCTTGGTCAGTGTGGCACCTGTATTGTAGAAATTGTCGAGGGGATGGAAAATCTTTCACACCGGACGGAAGTAGAAAACTACATGCTGAAGAAAAAACCTGAAACATACCGTTTGGCATGTCAGACCTTGGTCAATGGATCTGTTGGTGTAAAAACAAAACCTTAG
- a CDS encoding IS701 family transposase — protein sequence MQLLETAPEVNLTTKDIKKLAVQLQEYVAIYYPFFRRFEQRHWAEQYLQGLLLDIPRKSIEPIMLQLYGAPANAVRAMQQFLGEGKWEDTAIRKQHWHEVNITLGEADGVFIFDGSDFPKQGQNSVGVKRQYCGELGKRANCQAGVFLGYASRLGYTLLDSRLYMPIEWLEDEAYATRRKRCGVPQDLKFATKLDLAREMLRTIVNSGQIQGQWVRCDEDYGKDPAFLDAIDELNLYYLADVLPQTQVWLERPLVEVPEYGGRGQPPKRKKLAQADPKAQTIQEIVEQLQPFHWSTHIIKEGANGPMMATFAALRVINRRNKLPDCEVWLLVRRHVETGVLKLYLSNAPADTAIEILVRISGMRWPIETCFEQGKQLLGMGDYEVRSWRGWHHHMTLVMLAHHFLVRMQCRLKKTLLLTLPQTQVLLCWVLTLPPLSVEQLLALLEYRQQRNWAAYRSHRKRRLQKLKDPSQVSL from the coding sequence GTGCAACTGTTAGAAACAGCACCGGAAGTAAATCTCACAACGAAAGACATCAAAAAATTAGCCGTTCAATTGCAAGAGTATGTTGCAATCTACTATCCGTTTTTTCGACGTTTTGAACAGCGACATTGGGCAGAGCAATACTTGCAGGGATTATTACTGGACATTCCACGCAAATCGATTGAACCAATTATGCTGCAATTGTATGGCGCTCCTGCCAATGCCGTGCGAGCCATGCAGCAATTTTTGGGAGAAGGTAAATGGGAGGACACTGCGATTCGTAAACAGCATTGGCATGAGGTAAATATTACCTTGGGAGAAGCTGATGGTGTTTTTATCTTCGATGGTTCTGATTTTCCCAAGCAGGGGCAAAATTCAGTGGGAGTGAAACGACAGTATTGTGGAGAATTGGGAAAACGGGCGAACTGTCAAGCTGGAGTATTTTTAGGTTATGCCAGTCGTTTGGGGTACACTTTGCTCGATAGTCGATTGTATATGCCTATTGAATGGCTAGAAGACGAAGCCTACGCCACGAGACGCAAGCGGTGTGGGGTGCCACAGGACTTGAAATTTGCCACAAAACTTGACTTAGCCCGTGAAATGCTGCGAACAATTGTGAATTCCGGTCAGATTCAAGGGCAGTGGGTGAGGTGTGATGAAGACTATGGCAAAGACCCTGCTTTCCTCGATGCCATTGATGAGTTGAATTTGTATTACTTAGCCGATGTTCTGCCGCAAACTCAAGTTTGGTTGGAGCGCCCCCTTGTGGAAGTTCCAGAATATGGAGGACGTGGACAGCCACCCAAACGCAAAAAACTGGCACAGGCAGATCCCAAAGCCCAAACAATTCAGGAAATCGTTGAGCAACTACAACCATTCCATTGGAGTACTCATATCATTAAAGAAGGGGCAAACGGACCAATGATGGCTACTTTTGCAGCATTACGAGTCATCAATCGTCGTAACAAACTACCGGATTGTGAAGTCTGGTTATTGGTGCGGCGCCACGTAGAAACTGGAGTTTTGAAACTATACCTCTCTAATGCACCTGCAGATACTGCAATTGAAATCCTAGTTCGCATCAGTGGAATGCGTTGGCCAATTGAAACTTGCTTTGAACAAGGTAAGCAATTGTTGGGGATGGGCGATTATGAGGTGCGTTCCTGGCGGGGGTGGCATCATCATATGACCTTGGTGATGCTAGCTCATCATTTTCTGGTACGTATGCAATGCCGTCTTAAAAAAACTCTATTGTTAACTCTGCCTCAAACTCAAGTTCTGCTCTGCTGGGTACTTACACTTCCACCTTTGAGTGTTGAGCAGTTACTAGCTCTGTTGGAGTATCGACAACAGCGCAATTGGGCCGCTTATCGCTCCCACCGAAAACGACGATTACAAAAGCTCAAAGACCCGTCTCAAGTCTCGTTGTAG
- a CDS encoding NB-ARC domain-containing protein gives MQSSASLKNAIAAFMSRLSLNMDVLKNYIQDKYYRLVAILGLGGIGKTTLAKKLAQQLKDQFQYVIWYSLCNCPPITDTLADLIKSISSQQREELSDNVDEKIEHLIKYLQDSRCLLILDNFESVLQSSSIPEQYLRGYQGYSELIKRVGESSHQSCLTLKKHIALSQKWG, from the coding sequence ATGCAATCATCCGCATCTTTAAAGAATGCAATAGCAGCTTTTATGTCCCGTCTCTCACTCAACATGGATGTCTTGAAGAATTACATCCAGGATAAGTACTATCGATTGGTAGCAATTTTAGGTTTGGGAGGCATAGGTAAAACAACCTTAGCCAAGAAACTAGCACAACAGCTTAAAGACCAATTTCAGTATGTTATTTGGTATAGCCTTTGTAATTGTCCTCCAATCACAGATACATTGGCAGACTTAATTAAATCTATTTCTAGCCAACAGCGAGAGGAATTGTCAGATAATGTCGATGAAAAAATAGAGCATTTGATCAAATATCTGCAAGATTCGCGCTGTCTGTTAATTTTAGACAATTTTGAGTCAGTTCTTCAAAGTAGTTCAATCCCGGAGCAGTATCTACGAGGTTATCAGGGGTATAGCGAATTAATCAAAAGAGTCGGCGAGTCATCTCATCAAAGTTGCTTAACTCTCAAGAAACACATTGCGTTGAGTCAAAAATGGGGGTGA
- a CDS encoding TetR/AcrR family transcriptional regulator — protein sequence MPRRDEQDFEGRRQQIIDGALQVFASKGFEGATNKDIAAAAGIGSPGLIYHYFKDKSDLFKQVVEQRLPVLQLLFHSQEELMSKPPQDALTIFGKAFLEVSENPTLLPTIKLLLGEAFRQPQVAEMFNTIGPSRSIAFLTHYLTKQMSEGVLKPVNPEAAARCFVGSLVAYILTREVFLQPDAQKISPDIMVATAVEVFLRGLELS from the coding sequence ATGCCTCGACGCGACGAGCAAGACTTTGAGGGTCGGCGACAGCAAATCATTGATGGTGCTTTGCAGGTCTTTGCCAGTAAAGGGTTTGAGGGAGCAACCAACAAGGATATTGCTGCGGCTGCGGGAATTGGCTCACCTGGTCTGATTTACCACTATTTTAAGGATAAAAGCGATTTATTTAAGCAAGTGGTCGAACAACGCTTACCAGTGTTGCAATTGCTCTTCCACAGCCAAGAGGAATTGATGAGCAAGCCTCCGCAGGATGCACTGACTATTTTTGGTAAAGCCTTTCTGGAAGTCTCAGAGAACCCTACATTGCTCCCCACGATCAAACTGCTCTTGGGGGAAGCATTCCGACAACCCCAAGTAGCCGAGATGTTTAATACTATTGGGCCTAGTCGTTCAATAGCCTTCTTAACTCACTACCTGACAAAGCAAATGTCAGAGGGAGTACTCAAGCCTGTGAACCCAGAAGCAGCAGCACGCTGTTTTGTTGGTTCACTTGTTGCTTATATTCTCACACGTGAAGTTTTTCTACAACCAGATGCTCAAAAAATTAGTCCAGATATTATGGTAGCAACTGCTGTCGAGGTTTTTTTGCGAGGTCTAGAGCTTTCTTGA
- a CDS encoding transposase, producing the protein MQTSSGLLHKSNRIRGILLPQIFLQHNRKIRLYLRRRGIRLTISRKSNQRRWGKFDKSVYHQTNPVERCFNRLKQFHRIATRYEKNVQNYHAMLTLASPLLWL; encoded by the coding sequence TTGCAGACATCTTCGGGATTGTTGCATAAATCAAACCGAATAAGAGGGATTTTATTACCTCAAATATTTTTGCAACACAACCGGAAAATTCGTCTTTATCTGCGGCGAAGAGGCATTCGGCTTACCATTTCCCGTAAATCAAATCAACGGCGATGGGGTAAGTTTGACAAATCGGTTTACCACCAAACAAACCCAGTTGAGCGATGTTTCAACCGCTTAAAGCAGTTCCACCGAATTGCTACACGTTATGAGAAAAATGTTCAAAACTACCATGCAATGCTGACTCTAGCTTCTCCCCTTCTATGGCTATAG